The region TGCAACCGAAGTGTTTGATGATTTTTCAAGAGAAGCATATGCTGTTTGTGCATCTTTATCTTTTCCTGAATTCATCAAACTTCTTGCTTTGATTACTTTTGCTGTTTCAATAACGGCAGCTGAGTTTTTCGTATTCGCAATTACTGCATCCGCCAGTTTTTCAGCTTGTGAAAAATTCTTTTCATCTGCGTAAATTTTCATCAATTCTACATTTGCATAGTTCTTGACACTTACGTTTGATGAATTTTTAATGTTTTCCAGGTATTTTTTAGCCTCATTAGTATCGCCCTGCGTTACATAAATCTGTGCTAAACGGGTCTGTGCATCATCCTGATAATCGTTCTGAACATTCGCAACTTCCTGTAAAACAAGCAATGCTTTTGTTGTATTATTGGTTTGATAATAACTTTCCCCTAATTCATATTTCGCCTGGTAAAGTCCTTCTCCTGTAGGGTTTTGCGTTAAATATTTCTCGTAATAAGAAATGGCATTCTTATAATCCTTCTTCGTGAAATACTGTTTTGCAGTAGACAGGTTAATTTCGTCAATTTCTGCCGCATCTACATTGATACCGATATTTCTTGCAAAACTTTGATATCCGGAAACATCACCATTTTTCGTGAAAATCGGTTTCGCTGCCTGAACAACTTTCTCTGCATAAGGAGTATTTTTATATTGTTCACCTAGAGATTTCAATTCCGACAATGCCTTATCATTCTGATTCTGGTCAATATAATTCTGTGCCCTGTAAATAGAAGCATTGGCTACTAAATCTTTATCTGAAGAAGTCTTAATGACTTTAGTAAAGAAATCATTGGAATTATTAAAATCATCCTGATCCGCATAAGCCGTTCCGATCTCATATTGAGCATCATCATAATATTCAGAGCCCGGATATTTTGACAACAGATTTTTTAAGTTGGTAATTTTTGCCTGAGTATCTCCTTTAAATCCTAAAGCCATGGCTTTTTGATATAAAGTATAATCCGTAGCATCCTCGTTTTTATCATAGATAGCAATCGCTTCATTCAGATCATTATTCGCATAATGAATATCCGCCAAACGAAGTTCCGCATCATTTTTAAACTCAGGCTTCGGATTCGTCAAATACTGTTTAAAATAAGTTGCCGCCTGATCGAATTTTTTAGATTTAAAATAAGCGTATCCTAAATCATAAGGTAACTGCTGCTTTTCAGGGAAATTTTCATTCAGTAATTTTTCATAACGAACAATGGCAGACGGATAATTTCCTTTCTGATAATACACCTGTCCCAACCAATATAAAGCTCTGCTGTTGAATTCTTTATTGATATTGAATTCTAAACTTCTAAGGAAGTATTTTTCAGCTTCATCATAATTCCCTTTATTGAACTCTTCAGTCCCTAATAAATAAGAAACTTCCTGATCTACTTTATCAATATCAGGAGAAGAAGTCTTAAGCTTATCAATAGCATTCAGCGTTTCTTTAAAGTTTCCGGAATACAGATAAGATTTCACCAAAAGAGACCTCATTTCCGAAACATTCCCTGCATTCTGATTTTCATTGATGTAATTCTGAATAACCGTAGAAGGACTTTCGAATGGATTACCGATATCGTAACTTAATTTGGCATATTGTTCGTGTGCCAGTTTTTTCACCTTCGGATCATAATTCATCTGGTAAGACGAACGGAAAGCAGAAAGTGCTTCCTGCTTTTTATCAACCGCTAGATAAGCATTTCCAAGTTGATAGTATGCATTTTGAGCCAATGCAGAATTGCTGTTCAGCAATTGATTATAATAAGATACGGCTTCATCATATTTTTTAAGCTGAGCCGCAACAAATCCCATTTCATACAAATCATTTTCGGAAGGGTTCTGCTGTACACTTAAATAATCTTTTAAATGCGGATAAGCAGCATTATAATCATTCTTCATGAAATAACTCTCACCAATGATCTTATGAACTTCCGCTTTATAAGATTCTGAAATATCTTCATTCAACAAAGCATTCCCTTCTGTGATGGCCTTATCATAATTCTTATCATTATAATACATCTGTACATAATAAGGACGCACCAGTTTAGAATATTTAGGCTGGTCTTTTACCGAATCAAAATATTGGAACGCTTTATCATTCTGTCTGTTTGTATAGTACAGGTGTCCCAACATATAGGCAATATCTCCTTTTTGAGAAGCATCAGCTGTTTTATAAGCTTCTTCCAAAGCATCTGTTGCTCCTTTAGAATCACCCAACATAAATTTAGCATATCCCAGTTTCAGAATATACTGTGTATTTTCCTCTTTTGAAAGCTGATACTGGTTTACCTTCTTTAAGGTTTCCAAAGCTTTGTCAAAATCTTTTTTAGCCAAATAATAATCCGCCAAAGGAAGATTAGCCTGAGCAAAATAAGCAGAATTTGGATATTCTTTCATAAAAGCAGTCAATCCTTCTTCAGCATGATTTTTCTGAAGGATTACTCCTATTATATTATCAAAAAACTGCGCTGCTTCTTTTCTTGATCTCGACAAGTTCTGATTATAAAAAT is a window of Candidatus Chryseobacterium colombiense DNA encoding:
- a CDS encoding tetratricopeptide repeat protein, with protein sequence MKSKKILLAAAVVYFGISEAQQSQYFTQKENYRFNLAENLYQTKIYDASQFEYARQYFYNQNLSRSRKEAAQFFDNIIGVILQKNHAEEGLTAFMKEYPNSAYFAQANLPLADYYLAKKDFDKALETLKKVNQYQLSKEENTQYILKLGYAKFMLGDSKGATDALEEAYKTADASQKGDIAYMLGHLYYTNRQNDKAFQYFDSVKDQPKYSKLVRPYYVQMYYNDKNYDKAITEGNALLNEDISESYKAEVHKIIGESYFMKNDYNAAYPHLKDYLSVQQNPSENDLYEMGFVAAQLKKYDEAVSYYNQLLNSNSALAQNAYYQLGNAYLAVDKKQEALSAFRSSYQMNYDPKVKKLAHEQYAKLSYDIGNPFESPSTVIQNYINENQNAGNVSEMRSLLVKSYLYSGNFKETLNAIDKLKTSSPDIDKVDQEVSYLLGTEEFNKGNYDEAEKYFLRSLEFNINKEFNSRALYWLGQVYYQKGNYPSAIVRYEKLLNENFPEKQQLPYDLGYAYFKSKKFDQAATYFKQYLTNPKPEFKNDAELRLADIHYANNDLNEAIAIYDKNEDATDYTLYQKAMALGFKGDTQAKITNLKNLLSKYPGSEYYDDAQYEIGTAYADQDDFNNSNDFFTKVIKTSSDKDLVANASIYRAQNYIDQNQNDKALSELKSLGEQYKNTPYAEKVVQAAKPIFTKNGDVSGYQSFARNIGINVDAAEIDEINLSTAKQYFTKKDYKNAISYYEKYLTQNPTGEGLYQAKYELGESYYQTNNTTKALLVLQEVANVQNDYQDDAQTRLAQIYVTQGDTNEAKKYLENIKNSSNVSVKNYANVELMKIYADEKNFSQAEKLADAVIANTKNSAAVIETAKVIKARSLMNSGKDKDAQTAYASLEKSSNTSVAAESLYAKAFYQNKGKAFKSSNETIFKLANNYASEEYWGAKALVLMAKNYIGLKDNYQASYTCDQIIENYKDFPEIVAEAKEVKKQIKK